The Streptomyces laurentii region GAGCCCCGGCTCGTCCCCATGGAGGGCGACCGCTTCCACCTCGACGCCGAGTCCGCCGCCGCGCTCTGCGACGAGAACACCATCGGTGTCGTCGCCGTCCTCGGCTCCACCTTCGACGGTTCCTACGAGCCCGTCGCCGACATCTGCGCCGCGCTCGACGCCCTCCAGGAACGGACCGGCCTCGACATCCCCGTGCACGTCGACGGCGCGTCCGGCGCCATGATCGCGCCGTTCGTCGACGAGGACCTGGAGTGGGACTTCCGGCAGCCCCGGGTGTCGTCGATCAACACCTCCGGGCACAAGTACGGGCTCGTCTACCCGGGGGTCGGCTGGGCGTTGTGGCGCACGCCCGACGAGCTGCCCGAGGAGCTGGTGTTCCGGGTCAACTACCTGGGCGGCGAAATGCCGACCTTCGCGCTCAACTTCTCCCGGCCCGGCGCGCAGGTCGTCGCGCAGTACTACACGTTCCTGCGGCTGGGCCGCAGCGGCTACCAGGCGGTCCAGCAGACCGCCCGCGACATCGCCCGCGGACTCGCCGAACGGATCGACGCCCTGGGCGACTTCCGGCTCCTCACCCGGGGCGACCAGCTGCCGGTGTTCGCCTTCACCACCGGCCCGGACGTCACCGCGTACGACGTCTTCGACGTGTCGCGGCGGCTGCGCGAGAGCGGCTGGCTGGTCCCCGCGTACACCTTCCCCGCGAACCGGCAGGACCTGTCCGTGCTGCGCGTGGTCTGCCGCAACGGCTTCTCCGCCGACCTGGCCGAGCTGTTCCTGGAGGACCTGCGACGGCTGCTGCCCGAACTGCGGCGCCAGCCCCGCCCGTTCACCCACGACAAGGCGGCCGCGACCTCCTTCCACCACTGAGGCCCGCGGGCCTGCGGCATCGATGAGGCCCGCGGGCCCGGAGCATCGCCGAGGCACCGGCTCACGGCAGGCGCCGGCGCGCGGCCTCAGCGCGCGTACGGGTTCTCCCGCCCGTCGGTCAGGACGCCGACGAAGGGCTCCCCGCCCTCCCCCGCGAAGGTGTACGCGCCCGCCTCGATCCGCTCGATCAGCCCGGCCGTCCACGCCCGGCCGGCGTCGGCGGCGTGTGTCCAGAAGTGCATGATCTCGCCGATGTGGCCGAGCTGTCCGGGCCCGTCCTCCGGCGTGTAGTACGTGGTGACCTCCGCGCGCCACGCGTCCAGGCCGCGCAGCCGGGCCCGCAGCAGTTCCGTCACCTCGGCGCGCGGCAGGTCCACCATGAAGCCGATGCCGGCCGACAGGACGTCCGTGGCCTGGTCGTACGTGGCGAGGGCGGCGCGCAGCAGGCGCAGGTACTCCGCGCGGCCCGCGTCCGTGATCTCGTACTCGACGCGCGGCGGCCCGCCGACCGTGCTCGGCGCGCTCTCGTCGGCCCGCAGCAGTCCCTGCTTCGCCATGTGCTTGAGCGCGTGGTAGATCGAGCCGGGCTTGGCGTGGGACCACTCGTGCGCGCCCCAGTACTCCAGGTCGTTGCGGACCTGGTAGCCATGGGCGCGGCCGTGCTGCTTGACCGCGCCCAGGACGAGAAGACGGATGGCTGACATGCCCCGAGTCTAGTGAGGCACTGATCAACCTTGACTAGGGCCTTTCTTTTGGATCAGGCTGGATCAGGGAGCGGGGTCCGGTGCGTGTGATCGCAAGGCGGAGGAGGGAGACAACGCGGTGGGGGTACCTCCCGTGCCCGAAGGGCTACGGGGGAGTTGGCGACCGACGACAACGCGGCGAGCGCGCGCACCGGGGCACGCGACCCCAGCAAGATCCAAAAGAAGGGTCCTAGGGCTTACGTGAGCGAGATCAGGCCGACGGCTTCCGCTCCTCGGCCGCGGCCTCCGCCGCCTGCTCCAGTCCGATCAGGTCGTAGGAGGTCTTGCCGTCGAGGCTCTCCCGGATGATGTCGGCGTGCCCGGCGTGCTGGGCCGTCTCGTGGATCAGGTGGAGCAGCATCCAGCGGATCGAGACTCCCGCGCCCTTGGGGAACCAGGGCCGGTCGGGCAGCGGGAAGGTGTCGTCCAGGCTGGGCACGCCGCGGACGAACTCCGTCAGTTCCTTGGTGGCGTTCTCCCACTGGGCGACCATCTGCGGGACGGTCTCGTCGCCCACCAGCCGGAAGCTCTCGTGCCAGTTGCTCTCGTCCCGCCGGGTCTCGCTCGGCCGCTGCTGGGCCATCCGCAGCCAGTTCGTCTCGGCCTCGGCGAGATGCTTGATCAGGCCGGAGACGCTCAGGTCACTGGCGGTCGGGCGGGCCGCAGCCTGCTCCTCGGTGAGGCCGAGGGCCGCCCGGACGACCGCGGCGCGCTGGGCTTCCAGGTAGTTGAGGAGAGTGCCGCGCTCGTCGCCGGGCAGGTCCGTGGGAAGTGTCGTGCTCATGGTCCGCCGTCCTCTTTCGCAAGGGAACTCGTCAGCTCTGTCAGCTCTTCCGACACCGACCACGTTACGGACCGACGAGGACAGGAAGGGTCCTCATGGGGAAAGTCGGCCACGAACGGGACCGCGGAACGGGAACGCGCGACGGGGACGGGACGGGACAGGACGGGGACGGGAGCACGCGGAACGGGCGGGCTAGAACGGGAAGGTCGTCCGGCCGTACTGGATCGAGATCCACTTCCGGGTGGTGAACGCCTCGATCATCGCGTCGCCGTTCAGCCGGCCCACGCCCGAGTGCTTCTCGCCGCCGAACGGCACGATCGGCTCGTCGTGCACGGTGCCGTCGTTGATGTGGATCATGCCGGTGTGGATGCGCTGGGCGACCCGTACCCCGCGGTCGACGTCGCCGGCGTGTACGGCGCCGCTGAGCCCGTACGGGGTGTCGTTGGCGATCCGTACGGCGTCGTCCTCGCCGTCGAACGGCACGATCAGGGCCACCGGTCCGAAGACCTCCTGGCCGAGGACGGGCGCGTCGGCGGGGATGCCGGTCAGCACGGTCGGGGAGACCAGGCTGCCCTCCGCGGTGCCGCGCAGCAGCACGGTCGCGCCGCCCGCCACGGCCTGGTCGACGACCGCCTCGACCGCCTGCGCCTGCTGGGGGCTGATGAGCGGGCCGATGTGGGTGGCGGGGTCGGCCGGGTCGCCGACCCGCAGGGTGCGGACCTTGGCGAGGAACTTCTCGGTGAACTCCGCCTCCACGGACCGGTCCACCAGGACCCGGTTGGCGGCCATGCAGACCTGCCCCTGGTCCACGAAGCGGCTGAAGACGGCCGCGTCCACCGCGTAGTCGAGGTCGGCGTCGTCGAGGACGATCAGGGCGCTGTTGCCGCCGAGTTCGAGCACGGTCTGCTTGAGATGGCCCGCGCAGACCGCGGCGACGTGCTTGCCGGTGCGGTCGGAGCCGGTGAAGGAGACGACCTTCGGGACCGGGTGGGTGAGGAGCGCGTCGCCGATCTCGGCGATGTCGGTGACGACGACGTTGAGCAGTCCGGCCGGCAGGCCCGCGTCCTCAAGGAGCTTCGCGACGAGGGTGCCGCCGCAGACCGGGGTGTTCTGGTGCGGCTTGAGCACGACGGCGTTGCCGAGGGCGAGGGCCGGGGCCACCGACTTGAGGGAGAGGAAGAACGGGAAGTTGAACGGGGAGATGACGCCGACGACGCCGACCGGCACGCGGTAGACCCGGTTCTCCTTGCCGTCCACGGGCGAGGGCAGGATCCGGCCCTCGGGGCGCAGCGCCAGCTGGACCGACTCGCGCAGGAACTCCTTGGCGAGGTGCAGTTCGAAGGCGGCCTTCAGCCGGGTGCCGCCGAGTTCGGCGACGATCATGTCGGTGATCTCCGCCTCGCGTTCCTCGACGAGGCGCAGCGCGCGCTCGAAGACGAGCCGGCGGGTGTACGGGTTGGTCGCGGCCCAGTCGGCCTGGGCGCGCTCGGCGGCCCGGTAGGCGAGGTCGACCTCGCCGGCCGTGGCCACGGTGATGGCGGCGAGCTTCTCCCCGGTGTACGGGTTGAAGTCGATGATGTCCCAGGACCCGCTGCCGGGCTTCCACTCGCCGTCGATGTACTGGTGTGAGAGTTCCGCGAAGTGGGAGGACATCGACGTCGTCATGGGAACGAGACTCCTTACCCGCCCGCGGTGACGGACGACGGCGATCGGCGACGGACGGCCGTTCCACCCGTCAGGGCGTCACCACTGTCGTCACGCTCAGCTTCTCTCAGCTGCTCTCAGGTCCTGAGATGCCGTCATCGTACTGATGTATCAGGTGAGTTGAAGGAGTCCTCGGAGAAGATCGCGGCTTTCCGCGGGATCCGGGCTGTCCTGCTGCAGCCGTTCCATCACGCGTGCGTACTGCGCGACCTCCTCGCGTTTGTCGAGGTAGAGGGCGCTGGTGAGCTGCTCCAGGTAGACGACGTCGGAGAGATCGGACTCGGGGAACCGGAGCATCGTGAACGCGCCGCTCTCGCCCGCGTGGCCGCCGAAGCTGAACGGCATGACCTGGAGGGTGACGTTCGGGTGCTCGGAGATCTCGATGAGGTGCCTCAACTGGCCCTGCATGACGGCCCGGTCGCCGTACGGCCGGCGCAGCGCGGCCTCGTCGAGGACGGCGTGCAGATGCGGGGCGTTCTCGGAGAAGAGGATCTTCTGGCGCTCCAGGCGGAGCGCGACCCTGCGGTCGACCTCGGCCCGCGGGGCGTCCGGGATGCCGCGCGCGACGACGGCGTGGGCGTAGTCCTCGGCCTGCAACAGACCGTGCACGAACTGGACTTCGTAGATACGGATGAGGGAGGCGGACCCTTCCAGGCCCACGTACGTCTGGAACCAGCCGGGCAGGACGTCGCCGAAGCTGTGCCACCAGCCCGCCACGTTGGCCTCGCGGGCGAGCCCGAGGAGCGCGCCGCGCTCGGACTCGTCGTTGACCCCGTAGAGCGTCAGAAGGTCCTCGACGTCCCTGGCCTTGAAGCTCACCCTTCCCAACTCCATACGACTGATCTTGGATTCGGACGCGCGGATGGAATATCCGGCGGCCTCCCGGGTGATGCCACGCGATTCGCGCAGTCGCCTCAGCTGCGAGCCCAGCAGGATGCGGCGCACCACACTCCCGCTCGCCCCGCTCGATTCGCCTGCCGTCACGGTCACGGCCCACGCCTCCCCATTTACGGTGCTGCCCCCACACGTCCCCCCACTGAGCCCCGGATTCTGCCACTAAACGCTTCGGCGCGTACACACGCGGTCACGCATCGGGGCCGGTTCCGGGCAGGCTTGGCAGGGGCACGCGGACGACTTATGCACAGATTCGCCGCGTGCATGGACAGGTCAGGCGCGTGCACGTGCATCTGCCCTTGCATCCCTTGGGTGCATTGGGAACGATGGTGCCTGCGCAGCCGCGTATTCGTTCGTGTCGCCGCGTGTCGCACCAGTTGTCGCACCACACGTCGCACCACACGTCGCGATTCCCGGGAGTGCCTCGCATGGGGACGAACGCATCGGCCATTCTCGAGCCGTTACGGCAAGGGCTTCCTCCGATCGATCCCACGACCGTCTCCCATTCGGCCTCCTGCGCCCTTCCGACCTGCTACGAAGCGGTACGCGGCGCCCGCCGGTTCACCCAGTCGACACTCGGCGCGTGGAACCTGGCCGACCGTTTCGACGATGTCGCGCTGGTCGTCTCCGAGCTGGTCACGAACGCGCTGCGGCACGCCGTACCGGGAGAGCCCGAACAGCCGCGCGAGGATGGCCTGAACCCGCCCGTCCGGCTGCACCTCATGCACTGGGCGTCACGCCTGGTGTGCGCGGTGCGCGACCCCAGCCAGGACAGCCCGGAGGCACGGCAGGGGGACGAGGACTGCGCGGCCGAATCGGGCCGGGGACTGTTCCTGGTCGAGTCGTTCAGCGACGGCTGGGGCTGGCATCCGCTCGCGGGCGCCCTGCAGGGCAAGGTGGTCTGGGCGCTGTTCCGGCTGACGGCCGACTGACGTCCGGCCGGTTGCCCGACTGACGTCCGGCCGGTTGCCCGACTGACGTCCGGCCGGTTGCCCGGCTGACGTCCGGCCGGCGGCCGGCCGGATGTCCGACTGACCTCCCGAGCACCCGGGCTTCAGGGCCCGGGCACCGGTGCCGGCCGCGGCGCCGCCAAGGACACGGGGGAATACGGGGGTGAGAAAGGGTCCCGGTGGCGCGAGCCGCCGGGACCCTTTCTCGTGTCCGCCGGGGTCCGCCGGCGCGGGCGCACCCCCGTCGGTGCCCGCACCCGTACCCCCGCGCGCCTACAGTTGCCCCACCAGGTGGTCGAACTCCCCGTCCTTCACGCCCAGGAGCAACGCCTCGATCTCGGCGGGCGTGTAGACGAGCGCGGGTCCTCCGGGGAAGCGCGAATTGCGTACGGCGACCTCGCCGCCGGGCAGCTTGGCGAACTCCACGCAGGAACCCTGGGAGTTGCTGTGCCGGCTCTTCTGCCACACGACACCACGAAGCTCCGTGGCCGCCATGCCGTTGAACGCGTGGTGCGCGTGGTGCACTGGTAGCTCCCCGAGATGATCGGTGCAGGTGTCAACTTGCTCGGATCATAGCTGTGTTCACAGGACGCTGCATGAGCAGATGCACGCGCGGATGCACGTGCACGAGGGGTCGCGTATCGACTACACGACTCACCGTGGCGGCCCGCCCAACTCCCGTGTGAGCACTGGCTGTTCACACCTGGCCAGGCCGGGCCCCGCGCACTCACTCGTCCAGCGCCTCGGACACCTCGTCCAGCTTCTCCAGGAGCAGCACCGCCCCCTTCCGCAGCAGGAAGTGGTCCGGCGCCCCCTCCCCCCGCTCCCACGCCTCGACCAGCGCGCGCAGTTCGTTCCAGCGGGGCGTCTTGCGGTCCCGTACCTCCTTCGCGCCCCGCTCCGTCACCTTGCGCAGCGCCTCCGCCAGCTCCGCCGCGCCCGGTACGGGCGGCGCTCCGCGCTCCGGGAGGTGCGCCTCCAGGAGCATCGCGGCCCGGCCGAACTGCGACACCGCCTCCTCCGTGTCCTGCGCCGCCGCGTGCGACAGGCCCCGGTGCCGGACCGGCTCGTGGGTGGCCCGCTCCTGGGCCTCCTGCCAGGCGATCCGGGCCGCCCGGGTCGCGAGCAGCGTCTCGCGCACGTCCGCCAGGGCCGGGCCGGCGGGCTCCGCGTAGTGGGCGACGACGGCGGCCGCGTACTGCCCGTCCGCCTTCAGCCAGTCCCCGAGCCGGCTGCGCAGCCGCGGGGTCTCCCAGGCCGGGTAGACGGCGTAGGCCAGCATCGCGAGGATCCCGCCGAGGAGGGTCAGCAGGACGCGTTCACGGACCGTCTGGCCGAGCCCCGCGCCGCCCATGCCGAGCAGGAACACGACATACGCGGAGATGAAGACCTGGCCCGTGGCGTACCCCGTCCGCATCAGCAGGTACATCCCGAACGCGCACACCACCGCGAGCAGCGCCGACAGATACGCGCCCGGGTGGGCGAACTCGACGATCCCGGTCGCCAGCGCCACCCCGAGGAGGGTGCCGATGAAACGGGCGACCGACCGCTCGTACGTCTGCGAGAAGTCCGGGCGCATGACCATCACGGAGGCCATCGGCGCCCAGTAGCCGTGCCCGAGCGGCAGGACCGTGCCGAGCGCGTAGCCCGCCGTCGCCACCGTCGTCACCCGGACGGCGTGCCGCAGGATCGGCGACTCGTGCCGCAGCTCGGCCTGCGCCGTGCGGATCGCGACCGGCACGAGCGCGACCAGCGTGGGCCGGCGCAGCCCCGACTGGGCGGCCTCGCCGCCCGGCGCCGCCTCCTCCACGACGTCGTCGAGGAGCGCGGCGAGCCGGTGCGCGGCCCGGCGCGGGGCGCCGGTCAGGATCGCGCCGGTGTCCGGGGTGCGCAGCACGGCGAGGGCGGCGGGCCGCAGCGCGACCGGTTCGCCGTGCCGGATGGCGTGCGCGGCGGCGTCCAGGATCTCGCCGGCGGCGGCCAGCAGCTCACGCGCCCGGTCCCGCTGCGGCCCCTCGGCGGGCACGCCGAGCGCCGGGTCCGCGAGCGAGGCGAGCACCGGCCGGATCCGTTCGGCGAGCCCGCGCGCGCCGTGCAGTTCGGCGGGGCGGCTGCGGGCCTGGCGGCGGGTGACGGCGGCGGCGCTGCGGGCCGTCATCAGCGGCAGCGGGTCGAAGTCGGCGGTCGGGTCGTGGCGCAGCCGGCGGGCGTAGTCGGCCTCGGCGGCGAGCGCGTCGGCGAGCGCGTCGCGCTGCGCGCCCCAGGCGCGGATCGGCAGCAGGACGACGAGCCCGGCCTGCACCAGGCCGCCCACCGCGATCATCGCGGCATGGCCGGCGGCGGCCGCGAGGGAGCCGGGGAGGGTGACGGTGATCAGCATCATCGCCACGTTGGAGGCGGCGATGACGCCGACGTTCGGGCCGACGGCCCAGGACATCCCGCCGAGGAAGGTCCACAGGCCGAGCAGGACCATGAAGAGGAGGAGGTTCCAGCCGACCAGATAGCCGATGAAGGTGGACGCGGCGAGGCTCGCGCCGGACGCGAGCGCGAGGGTGGGGCGGGGGCGGTACGAGCGCTGGAAGGTGGCGATCGCGGCCTGGAACGCGCCGAACGCCGACGACACCGCCACCTCGGGACCGAACAGCGTGAGCGAGAACCCGACGACCAGCGCGAGACCGAACGCGCCGCGCAGGGCGATCAGCGGTTCGAGCCGCCGCCGCTCGATGGTGAGCCCCGAGCGGGCGGTCTCCTTCAGCGCCCGGAGCCAGCTCATGGGCCGAGCCTATCCACGATACGGACGAACCGGATATTCAGGACAGGCAGGACGACGCCGATCCGGTTATCCGGGGTGGTGGCCGTGCGGTTCACGCCGGCCTGCCGGCTGTCCGCCGGCCCGCCGGGCGATCTGCCCGACGGCCGCCCGTCAGCCGCCCATCGGCCCGCCGGGCGATCTGCCCGACGGCCGCCCGTCAGCTGTCCACCGGCCCGCCGGTCGGTGTGCCCGGCGGCCGTCCGTCAGCTGTCCACCGGCCGGTCCGTCCGCCGTCTGTCAGCCGGCCTTCAGCGGATCTCGCCCCGGGTCCCGGGGGTCCGCAGTCCGGCCTGGTCGGCCGCCGAGGTGCCGTGGTTCCAGCCCGCCTCGTCCCAGGCGGCGCGGACCCGGGTGGCCCGGGTCTCGGGGAAGAGTTCGTCCGTACGGGCGCCGACCGCGACCTCGCGGGAGGCGAGGACCGGGAGCAGGGTCGGGGCCTCGGCGGCGACCCGGCGGCTGGTGGCGGCGAGACGGGCGCCGAGCCGGTTCGCGTACGCGAGGAGGAAGGACTGCCGGAACGACTTGGTCCGCTTGCGCCCGCCGGCCCGCTGCTCGGCCTCGGCCCGGGTCATCGCCGCCGTGCCCTGCACGAGCAGAGAGGTGTACAGCAGCTCCACCGGGTCGAGGTCGGCCTCGAAGCCGACGACCGTCGAGAAGCCCAGGGACTCGTTCCACACCGCCCGGCAGTGGTTCGCCGTCGCCACCGCGTCGAGCAGGATCGCCTTGGCCTGCTCGTACGGGGCGTCCACCCCGATCCGCAGCGCGCCCGGCGTCTCCGGCGCGGGCCCGGCCGCCGCCAGGCCCGCCTCGTCGAGGCTGTGCCGGGCCATCAGCTCCTGGGCCTTGGCGGTCAGCGCCTCGGCCTCCTCGGGGTACGGGGTCGCCTCCGCTTTCGCGAGCAGCGCCCGGATCCGGGTCAGCATCCGCGGCTCGCCGGCGGTGGGCGGCGGCAGGGCCTCGCCGGGCACAGGGCCGACGGCGTCGAGGCGGGGCAGCCGGACGAGGAGGCGGTAGAGCTCCAGGACGGCGGTCGCGTACGAGAAGCGGTCGGGCGCCGGCCCGGCGGGCAGGTCGTCGAGCGCGTCGAGCTGCCCCTGCCAGCGGTGCGGGAGGCGCTCGTAGCGGGCGGTCTCGGTGCGGACGAGGTCGGCGAGGAGGCGGACGTGTTCGTCGGCGAGTTCGCGGCGGGCCATCCGGACGAGGTCGGCGGGCTGCCAGCCGCGGGCCCACAGGGAGCGGACGAACTCCTCGCCGCGCCGGGCCAGTTCGGCGTCGGCGGCCGGGTCGGCGGCGAGCAGCGAGGCCGCCGTGTCCAGCGCCCGGTCGTCGCCGTACGAGCCGGTGTGTGATCCGGCGCGCGATCCGGCGCGCGATCCGGCGCGGGCGCTGCCGCCGCGCCGCCCGCTCCGGCCCCGGGCGCCGCCGCCCGCGCCGGCCCGGGGGCCGGGCTCCGCTCCGTACAGCGCCTTGAGCGCCTCCGCCACCGTGCTCTCGCTCATCTGCGCCGCCTCGCCTGCCTCTCGTTCCCGCCCTTCGTTCCGCCACTTCGATGGTCGCATCCGGGGTGGGGGCGGGTGGGGCGCGGGGCGCCCCTGACGCCTCACGCCGCCTCACCCCGCCTGACGTCACCGGTGGGGGATCGGGGATCACCTCGCTAAGCGGGCGGGGAGCAGGCGAGGAGCGCCGCGTAGGCGTCGGCCGCCGTGTCCCAGGAGCGGTCGTCGACGACGTACGCCTCAGCCAGGTAGGACAGTTCACCCCAGGGCTCGCGGGTGTGGATCCGGAGCAGGGTCGCGGCGCAGCGGTCGCAGGCGATCCACGGCACGCGGACGGAACTGACGGGATCCCCGGTCGTGTCGTCGCTCTCGCCGTCGGTTTCGCCGGCGGGCAGAAGCCGTACGGGGGACGGGGCGCCGGTGTCGGCGCAGGCCGCCAACCGTGCGGCGAGCACCTCCCGTTCGCCCCAGGTCTCGGTCAGGACGGACAGCTCGGCGCGGGTGGTGCCGTCGAGGGCGACGCCGTACGCGAGCAGCCCGCCGACCAGCAGCCCCAGGCCGGCCTCCTGCTCGCCGATCGCCCGGCAGTCCCGTACCTCGCCGGCGGCGGGCTCCGGCAGCAGCCCGGCCAGCCGGTCC contains the following coding sequences:
- a CDS encoding hypothetical protein (DUF2786 domain containing protein [Streptomyces fulvissimus DSM40593];~Protein of unknown function (DUF2786); pfam10979;~UniProt-pubmed:11572948; UniProt-pubmed:20624727; UniProt-pubmed:21463507; UniProt-pubmed:18375553; UniProt-pubmed:12000953; UniProt-pubmed:20064060; UniProt-pubmed:21551298;~identified by MetaGeneAnnotator; putative), encoding MSESTVAEALKALYGAEPGPRAGAGGGARGRSGRRGGSARAGSRAGSRAGSHTGSYGDDRALDTAASLLAADPAADAELARRGEEFVRSLWARGWQPADLVRMARRELADEHVRLLADLVRTETARYERLPHRWQGQLDALDDLPAGPAPDRFSYATAVLELYRLLVRLPRLDAVGPVPGEALPPPTAGEPRMLTRIRALLAKAEATPYPEEAEALTAKAQELMARHSLDEAGLAAAGPAPETPGALRIGVDAPYEQAKAILLDAVATANHCRAVWNESLGFSTVVGFEADLDPVELLYTSLLVQGTAAMTRAEAEQRAGGRKRTKSFRQSFLLAYANRLGARLAATSRRVAAEAPTLLPVLASREVAVGARTDELFPETRATRVRAAWDEAGWNHGTSAADQAGLRTPGTRGEIR
- a CDS encoding integral membrane protein (Fusaric acid resistance protein-like; pfam13515;~identified by MetaGeneAnnotator; putative;~integral membrane protein [Streptomyces griseus subsp. griseus NBRC13350]), with the protein product MSWLRALKETARSGLTIERRRLEPLIALRGAFGLALVVGFSLTLFGPEVAVSSAFGAFQAAIATFQRSYRPRPTLALASGASLAASTFIGYLVGWNLLLFMVLLGLWTFLGGMSWAVGPNVGVIAASNVAMMLITVTLPGSLAAAAGHAAMIAVGGLVQAGLVVLLPIRAWGAQRDALADALAAEADYARRLRHDPTADFDPLPLMTARSAAAVTRRQARSRPAELHGARGLAERIRPVLASLADPALGVPAEGPQRDRARELLAAAGEILDAAAHAIRHGEPVALRPAALAVLRTPDTGAILTGAPRRAAHRLAALLDDVVEEAAPGGEAAQSGLRRPTLVALVPVAIRTAQAELRHESPILRHAVRVTTVATAGYALGTVLPLGHGYWAPMASVMVMRPDFSQTYERSVARFIGTLLGVALATGIVEFAHPGAYLSALLAVVCAFGMYLLMRTGYATGQVFISAYVVFLLGMGGAGLGQTVRERVLLTLLGGILAMLAYAVYPAWETPRLRSRLGDWLKADGQYAAAVVAHYAEPAGPALADVRETLLATRAARIAWQEAQERATHEPVRHRGLSHAAAQDTEEAVSQFGRAAMLLEAHLPERGAPPVPGAAELAEALRKVTERGAKEVRDRKTPRWNELRALVEAWERGEGAPDHFLLRKGAVLLLEKLDEVSEALDE
- a CDS encoding aminotransferase class V (identified by MetaGeneAnnotator; putative;~sequence version:1), which encodes MRDGRVERGVNPVDSEADTDAEGAAWDRLAGLLPEPAAGEVRDCRAIGEQEAGLGLLVGGLLAYGVALDGTTRAELSVLTETWGEREVLAARLAACADTGAPSPVRLLPAGETDGESDDTTGDPVSSVRVPWIACDRCAATLLRIHTREPWGELSYLAEAYVVDDRSWDTAADAYAALLACSPPA